A single genomic interval of Ignavibacteriales bacterium harbors:
- a CDS encoding T9SS type A sorting domain-containing protein, whose amino-acid sequence MISAMAEDPFGVLFAGTYGAGIFRSTDNGISWIPVNTGLTNSIVMSLACSSDGTLYAGTEGSYLFRSVDNGDHWSRLTAGDATFVLSIAVASNGTVFIGTPHIGVFRSTDRGGTWQAPAGSWQDYNFRSLSIDSLGYVFAGGNNGAYRSSDKGINWTPMNNGLSGVRLTALTIDPKGQLFAGCNVGVFRSINGGAAWSPVATSLQNLDVYALAANPSGTVFAGTFNLGIASSSDGGTAWKLSNTGLTDKRVTSLLSSKSGRIYAGTRGGSIYISSDGGTAWNVAGSLTANEYSRSVGTGATNTVFAGTHYQRGVFRSSNNGATWALTTSVFNSMSYAVDKKGVIYAGSDGSVFRSTDDGITWTRSQVGAFSITSLAVNSSGSVFAGTDGGGIYRSTDDGQTWIAINNGLKSNVVFSMAVNSSDYLYAAAYGAGVHLSTDNGSTWNLTSPTSTTWSNFPYVRAVAINSSGYLFAGCNWGLIRSTDNGSTWTDLTAKFSNGTVQGIVANSIGEIFVAVWGEGVYRSTDNGDTWLIVNSGLGNIYMQLQTIALSPSGFLFLGTADGVYRSAQSTIPRYLGESLSDPRTVLLLHLNETVGSAVIDASSYANTMTALATVVQSGRFGRAKKFSFGGSLTVSHSATLNIGASDVTLEAWVNTRTPDNLWTVMTKWDGRKGFSWEVQSNGIVAFTVSNDAGNTRKLTGKRTIDDLKWHHLAIRRLGTQIAQYIDGALDVSIDVGGSVEDFSSTASLVMGSGAGNVQNFSLDEVRISSVARSLQEFGLQLPPKNVLVSLTGSAVNLSWTNGGGAVGALRYKIYRGLDSTLVILRDSTTSPAYSDLGLAAATQYYYAVSAVDSTGFESGKSGVVSVTTQSASGPIVATLSVSSVTSGSATLNGSVNPSGQSTTAWFEWGTSATFATYNQTTAQSVGSGISAATFSADLAGLVQSTTYYFRSVAQNAGGVQKGGLATFTTTKAATGPSQKAMRFSGSGDYVEIPHSDSLVPSKMTIEVWIRVNAVPQGQIPGHNQNILDKRGSVAGVLGGYELRIPDQAVPMPLMLVLPLGGTEQQLSFPNVFQLLRWYHIAITHNGSFASLYVDGQFVSSQASTLSTSSKEPLRFGEIPYYPLITMALADIDEVRIWNYVRSATQIKDNMNKLLFGDESGLVGYWPFDADAGTSVADRSRTGNNGLRYGNALTVDSDLSFAPAMKLVSPTNGASTIPLVTTLAWNATPGVSRYRLEVSKSAFFTSYVLQDSSLTTKNRQIGPLQDSTTYYWRVIATTTTGEEVKTDVWSFTTVPAYKSTVAISTSLGFISKSKASDFSATDYRLFGLPGASDLALNSVLNGTQNVDWQAYWDNGASSNYMIPYDGSSNFKFSVGRGFWLISMRPISVDRVVATAPLNSDQELIVPLRSGWNIITNPFTSSIQWSKIQSVNGIAAPLYAFDGAFKSSLSFDPYVGYYLFNGSPNSTLSGLRVPYSSIFTKLDQPVIAGSKGWRLHVRVTAGSEVIKGVEIGVEPDSRAGLDSYDERIPRGAGKGSAILLQREEWDKDYPSFGTDIRPGINGVERWNMTLERSQYEGARSQNVLIHVDGIERIPTQYDVYLLDIDGKREQDLRKNQTYEFESRGTIREFSVIVGEPTLVRSEAEKNLPTEIKVGPNYPNPFNPETIIPIELPKTMDVKIVVYDILGRAVKTLYDRMMESGRHYVRWNGRDEQQRKLASGVYLFRVEVTAGKKIVSGKITLVQ is encoded by the coding sequence ATGATCTCTGCAATGGCCGAAGATCCGTTTGGCGTTCTTTTCGCGGGAACGTATGGGGCAGGAATCTTCCGATCGACGGACAATGGCATCTCATGGATACCTGTCAACACAGGATTGACGAATTCTATTGTGATGTCACTGGCGTGCAGCTCTGATGGTACTCTCTATGCCGGCACGGAGGGGAGTTACCTCTTTCGTTCTGTTGATAACGGTGATCATTGGTCTCGTCTCACTGCGGGCGATGCTACGTTTGTTCTCTCGATCGCCGTTGCTTCAAACGGGACTGTCTTCATCGGAACGCCTCACATCGGAGTCTTTCGATCGACTGATAGAGGTGGTACTTGGCAGGCTCCGGCAGGCAGCTGGCAGGATTACAACTTCAGGTCGTTGAGCATTGATTCGTTGGGGTACGTTTTTGCTGGTGGGAATAATGGTGCGTACCGTTCAAGTGACAAGGGGATCAACTGGACTCCCATGAACAACGGGCTTTCGGGAGTCAGATTGACGGCATTGACAATCGATCCAAAAGGTCAATTGTTCGCGGGGTGCAATGTCGGCGTTTTCCGATCAATCAATGGAGGCGCTGCCTGGAGTCCGGTTGCCACTTCTCTCCAGAACCTTGATGTGTATGCGTTGGCAGCGAATCCATCTGGAACAGTGTTTGCGGGGACTTTCAACCTTGGAATCGCATCTTCGAGCGACGGCGGGACGGCTTGGAAACTGAGCAATACCGGTTTGACAGACAAGAGAGTAACCTCGCTGCTCAGTTCGAAGAGTGGACGGATCTACGCAGGTACCCGAGGTGGGAGCATCTATATATCGAGTGACGGTGGAACCGCCTGGAATGTAGCGGGATCCCTGACTGCGAATGAATACAGCAGATCGGTGGGGACGGGGGCAACGAACACGGTATTTGCGGGGACGCATTATCAACGCGGAGTCTTCAGATCGTCCAACAATGGTGCTACCTGGGCACTGACTACAAGTGTTTTCAATTCAATGTCGTACGCTGTTGACAAAAAAGGTGTGATCTACGCCGGAAGCGATGGAAGTGTATTTCGTTCAACCGATGACGGCATTACCTGGACCAGGTCACAAGTCGGTGCCTTTAGTATTACCAGCCTGGCTGTAAATTCATCGGGATCAGTTTTCGCCGGTACGGACGGAGGGGGCATCTATCGGTCCACAGATGACGGCCAGACATGGATTGCCATCAACAATGGGCTCAAGAGCAATGTTGTCTTCTCAATGGCGGTGAATTCCAGCGACTATCTTTACGCCGCAGCATATGGCGCGGGAGTTCATCTTTCGACAGATAATGGTTCGACGTGGAACTTGACGAGCCCCACAAGCACCACATGGAGTAATTTCCCTTATGTTCGAGCAGTTGCCATCAACTCTTCAGGCTATCTCTTCGCTGGATGCAACTGGGGTTTAATCAGATCGACTGACAACGGAAGTACTTGGACTGATCTCACGGCAAAGTTCTCCAATGGCACGGTTCAAGGGATCGTCGCCAATTCCATAGGAGAAATTTTCGTGGCGGTGTGGGGAGAAGGTGTTTATCGATCCACGGATAATGGCGATACGTGGTTGATAGTCAACTCGGGGCTGGGAAACATCTACATGCAGCTCCAGACTATCGCCCTGAGCCCAAGTGGTTTTCTATTTCTTGGGACGGCCGACGGTGTCTATCGAAGCGCCCAATCAACGATACCCCGCTACCTTGGCGAAAGTCTGAGTGATCCACGTACGGTTCTCTTGCTTCATCTGAACGAGACGGTTGGCTCGGCGGTCATTGATGCGAGCAGTTATGCGAACACAATGACAGCCCTTGCGACTGTTGTTCAATCTGGTCGATTTGGTCGGGCCAAGAAATTCAGCTTCGGTGGCTCACTTACGGTTAGTCATTCCGCGACGTTGAACATCGGGGCGTCGGATGTGACGTTAGAAGCATGGGTCAACACAAGAACGCCAGACAATCTCTGGACAGTCATGACAAAATGGGATGGGAGAAAGGGGTTTTCCTGGGAGGTCCAGTCCAATGGTATTGTTGCGTTCACTGTGTCGAATGATGCAGGGAATACGCGAAAGTTGACAGGTAAGCGAACCATTGACGACCTTAAGTGGCACCATCTCGCGATACGACGGCTGGGGACCCAGATCGCACAGTACATCGATGGCGCACTTGATGTGTCAATTGATGTTGGCGGATCTGTCGAAGACTTTTCGTCGACAGCGTCTCTTGTCATGGGTTCTGGCGCGGGAAATGTCCAGAACTTCAGCTTGGATGAAGTCCGAATATCGAGTGTGGCCCGTTCCCTTCAGGAGTTCGGCTTGCAGCTTCCACCGAAGAATGTATTAGTCTCCTTGACAGGATCAGCTGTAAATCTGAGTTGGACGAACGGTGGAGGTGCTGTTGGCGCCCTTCGATACAAAATCTATCGCGGGCTGGATTCGACGTTGGTTATTCTTAGAGACTCGACGACATCGCCGGCATACTCTGATCTTGGATTGGCTGCCGCCACACAGTACTACTACGCTGTCAGCGCCGTTGACTCCACAGGGTTTGAAAGCGGCAAAAGCGGCGTTGTCTCTGTGACCACTCAGTCAGCTTCAGGACCGATAGTGGCAACACTGAGTGTCTCTTCAGTAACATCTGGTTCAGCAACACTGAATGGAAGTGTGAATCCCAGTGGACAAAGTACCACTGCATGGTTCGAGTGGGGGACCAGTGCGACGTTCGCGACATACAATCAGACCACTGCACAATCTGTAGGCAGCGGAATCTCGGCGGCGACATTCAGTGCAGATCTCGCCGGGTTGGTGCAAAGCACAACCTACTATTTTCGATCAGTCGCTCAGAATGCAGGAGGTGTCCAGAAAGGCGGATTAGCAACCTTCACGACAACCAAGGCGGCGACTGGGCCAAGTCAGAAGGCAATGCGCTTTTCGGGATCTGGCGACTACGTTGAAATTCCTCATTCAGACAGTCTCGTGCCCTCGAAAATGACTATCGAAGTGTGGATCCGCGTAAATGCGGTGCCTCAAGGGCAAATTCCAGGCCACAATCAGAATATCCTCGACAAGCGAGGGTCTGTGGCTGGAGTACTCGGGGGGTATGAACTTAGGATCCCTGATCAAGCTGTCCCCATGCCGCTCATGCTCGTTCTTCCGTTGGGTGGGACTGAACAGCAGCTGAGTTTCCCCAATGTGTTCCAATTGCTGCGATGGTATCACATCGCGATAACTCATAATGGCTCCTTCGCCAGCCTGTATGTCGACGGCCAATTCGTCTCGAGTCAAGCTTCCACACTCTCGACGAGTTCGAAGGAGCCGCTCAGGTTTGGAGAGATCCCGTATTATCCACTCATCACGATGGCACTCGCGGACATCGATGAAGTGCGAATATGGAACTATGTCCGATCGGCGACTCAAATCAAAGACAACATGAATAAGCTCTTGTTCGGAGATGAGTCTGGATTGGTAGGATATTGGCCATTTGACGCTGATGCTGGAACATCGGTCGCAGACCGGTCGAGGACAGGCAACAATGGCCTGCGTTATGGGAATGCTCTGACGGTGGATTCGGATCTTTCTTTTGCCCCGGCCATGAAGCTAGTCAGTCCAACGAACGGTGCGAGCACGATACCCCTAGTAACTACCTTGGCATGGAACGCGACTCCCGGAGTGTCTCGCTACCGCCTGGAAGTTTCGAAAAGCGCATTTTTCACCAGTTACGTTCTGCAGGATTCGAGCCTCACCACGAAGAATCGACAAATCGGTCCGTTGCAGGATAGCACCACGTACTATTGGAGAGTAATTGCCACGACCACTACCGGAGAAGAAGTAAAAACGGATGTGTGGAGCTTCACCACTGTTCCGGCCTACAAATCTACGGTCGCCATCAGTACATCTCTCGGATTCATCAGCAAAAGCAAAGCGTCCGATTTTAGCGCCACCGACTACAGGCTGTTTGGATTGCCAGGGGCAAGCGATCTGGCGCTGAATTCAGTCCTCAATGGGACTCAAAATGTGGATTGGCAAGCGTACTGGGACAATGGAGCTTCAAGCAATTACATGATACCGTACGACGGCAGCTCCAACTTCAAATTCAGCGTTGGCAGAGGATTCTGGCTGATCTCCATGCGCCCGATCAGTGTTGATCGGGTGGTTGCGACGGCCCCGCTGAACAGCGATCAAGAGCTGATTGTGCCTTTGCGCTCAGGATGGAATATTATCACGAATCCATTTACCTCATCCATTCAGTGGTCGAAGATACAAAGCGTTAATGGAATTGCTGCACCACTTTATGCATTCGACGGAGCCTTCAAATCGTCGTTATCGTTCGATCCGTATGTCGGATACTATCTTTTCAATGGGTCTCCGAATTCGACACTGTCAGGATTAAGGGTGCCATACAGCAGCATCTTCACAAAGCTGGATCAACCGGTGATCGCCGGCAGCAAGGGATGGCGGCTCCATGTGCGCGTTACGGCAGGAAGTGAGGTTATCAAAGGTGTTGAAATCGGAGTCGAGCCTGATTCAAGGGCCGGATTGGATTCCTATGATGAGAGAATTCCAAGGGGCGCTGGGAAAGGCTCCGCAATTCTGCTCCAACGCGAAGAGTGGGACAAGGACTATCCTTCGTTTGGCACTGATATCAGGCCGGGTATCAACGGAGTGGAGAGATGGAACATGACTCTTGAAAGAAGTCAGTATGAGGGAGCCAGGAGTCAGAATGTTCTAATTCACGTAGACGGGATCGAGCGAATCCCGACGCAATACGACGTCTATTTGCTGGACATTGACGGGAAGCGAGAACAGGATCTCAGGAAGAATCAGACGTATGAATTCGAGTCACGGGGCACGATCCGGGAGTTCAGTGTCATCGTGGGAGAGCCCACCCTGGTGAGATCGGAGGCGGAGAAGAATCTGCCAACAGAGATTAAGGTGGGGCCGAATTATCCTAATCCGTTCAATCCTGAAACAATCATACCGATCGAGCTGCCGAAGACGATGGATGTGAAGATTGTGGTGTACGACATCCTCGGAAGGGCTGTGAAAACGCTGTATGATAGAATGATGGAATCGGGAAGACACTACGTGAGGTGGAATGGGAGGGATGAGCAGCAACGGAAGCTGGCGAGCGGCGTGTATCTGTTCCGTGTGGAGGTGACTGCTGGTAAGAAGATTGTAAGCGGAAAGATCACATTGGTACAGTAA